The Tenebrio molitor chromosome 2, icTenMoli1.1, whole genome shotgun sequence DNA segment tgagtggccCACTAGTGCCCAAAAagtcccaatttacacacgaacgagttgaatacaacgttttttgttcgacgagccccttaaaggctccaaatcgcttaaaatctttaaaattaccttgacgtttcgttttgacaagttgtgacatttatcaaaatccgttcacgcaggaaaaaattctcaaattctgagtgTCGAGCAAAAAAGCTGTCTTACAGACTTACCTTTTAAATTTctgttgaattatttgttAAAGTAATGAagtctaaagtccattcattttgtattgaacttttcgaggtcaaataattttctttttggctttgtaattatgttttgtaaatagtgacatgcaggtaaacaccgtaaacgttgaattgagcattgctaaatcacattatgttggttatatgcatgtcattatttacaaaacataattacagtaccaaaatttaaattatttgaccttgaaaagttcaatacaaaatgaatgaacTTTAATTTTGGTATAACTAACaattatttgtttgattaatataaaattatgattttccgaaaaaatttcaaaatctaaaatatgGCTATCTATAGGAGAAAATAAGTTAGAGGGTAAAGTAGCAAAAACAACATTACAGATTCTTGTAATGACATTATCTATAGAAAGgttattgttcttttttgcaatttttaacataacacGTGCTAGTTATCTTCAAAAAGTATgagttttataattatatgAAAGCAAACAAATAGGtcctttttgttaattataaaaacaacaGATACGATACCTCTGCAACCCGCGCAACTGACACATAAATGTTAGGCAAATACAGAACAGATTTGCTATTACTGCTGCATAACGTGCCCTTACTTATAATGTTGCATTATAGGAATCAACGTTTTACATGGTGATGCTCTGTCTATTCTATTTCCCACGTCACTGatgtaagttaatctgtttgacacgatacaaacatcccttaaaattgtgtatacagtgcattttttttaactgttgccatagggaattgcatggtaaaatttataccccctgttaacttttgttctgatgaaaatattcaaaccatttttggaacaaagttggaagattttttaaactaccgGATAGTTTACAactcaatatcctaaactgtcgaaaaagttgtgaaaaaatattttaaagcgcGCCGGAaaaatagtacgtcgagcggccgccagaatagcgtctcTATCGGCTCAACCTGACCAAATTCCATTCCAgtgcgacatttacaaaatagtcgaagaaaaacatttcgaacaattcctttgataatttctgttaatgtgttgaattatttgtgagttaacgtttttacgttttgtttttttttataaagaaatttaatcatagccaccagaagatctcgctatttattttttaaatgaaactgacaaaaatcaaaagtggggataggcagttgctggttgagccgacaaggacgctattctggcggccgctcgacggactattattccggcgtggtacaaatatttttttcacaactttttcgacagtttaggaaattgaattgtaatctatccgatagtttaaaaaatctttcaactttgttccaaaaatggtttgaatattttcatcagaacaaaagttaacagcgggtataagttttaccatgcaattccctatggcaacagttaaaaaaaatgcactgtacttttgtctttgtcacactcacggcatttatcgatgtcctctcttttaatttggagtctcaaaaatgaacaatgagttgtcGCTAAATGATGTTGATTTCAAAGAGATGTATCTCctttattaccaaattttacagctgaattataaattactttacaattttactttttccaagacCCCTTTGGGTAGTGAAACAACACAGAAGTCCTTTTTAGAGTAATGACCTACCAAAATACGCTAAAAGAACAGTGTCAACATTGACCTCGAAAGAGAATTGGTTTGGTTGATTGTGCATAACAACCGATGTTTccaaatttgcttattttaaaatgtgtataaCTTGGAAACTAgccaaaggaaaaaaaaatttacaacgaaattgaactcaactcttcaaatagtttaacccctcaagagattgggcgccatttttgagacaccttgtaggtaggtatagcattaacaacgacaagccaccaacaaccggaagttactcctgttatacgatttaaaatatgatccagtgttaccaacttaaacagtccttcttgatcaccccgtaatTATGTTCACCTATTTAGAATTGTGGCTTTTGGGTTTAATTTAATCATGTAATTTGTTAAGGCCTTCAGTAATTTAATGTTTGACGGGTGacacaattgtttttaatagcTTTTTTATTGGTAAGATATCGAAATGTTTGATAGGTAGGTACCTAATTCTTTTTTATCAATTCATCTATCTAATTAGTCGAATCGAATCGATTGGCGTAATTGACGCAATTACTTGATTAAACAAATACGGTACAACATGAGGGTTGTTGTTGCACTGTCAATAAAAGACTTTCATTTTTTACCTCACTTCTGTAGTTACCAGAACGTTTTATTTATCGTACCAATACCAAGGTATGTACTTCAATAAGAATACTCTCAATAACTCGACGCTGTTGAAATTCTACGGGTCCTTCCTAATCCTGCCAAGAATTTCTTGTAGTTCATCTGTTATGGAAGAGGATGTGACGCAGGCCAATATACGGCGACTTGTTCGCTTGTTCctctcagaaattaatttttatcggCGCCTTCACAAACCTGTCTGTAGGTACTAAATATCTGGATGATTCTCAAATCATCATTTTTGGACTGCGAAAAGtggaaaccaaaaaaaaatttttttttactgactTAACAGTcctttcacaatggcgttaacgttacgtcgatgttaaaacgttaatgttaacgttagatctaattacatgtatttcagtacttttttaaaattatttccgttggctaatccagaacatttctgggtctaacgttaacgctaacaatatcatataacattaactttcatcataacgccattgtgaacggtccacactaaaatacatgtaattttgaatttccagATCTAACGTtgacattaacgttttaacattgACGTAActttaacgccattgtgaaaggACTGTTAAGTTGGTATGGGCCTTAAAACTGTAAAACTGTGAATTCTATCGTTCAATTGTTGGTAATTTTTATCCCTGAAGATTGCAGGCGCGGATCCAGCCTTCAAATTAGGTTGTGGTCACAGCTGATCACAGGCACCTATAGGTAGGGTAACCTATCCATCTGTAGGTACATACACCGCAGAACTTCAAGATACCTATACCTACAGTCACGCGACAAAtgaattaataacaataaataaatatataaattcgcaaattccgaattcagagcgttgtaggggatcacttcagtagtccaaatatggaaattaaaaaaaaatcgggactccccctacaaagatacattggtctgaaggtgcactctttgaactgagttttcttcaaatacaggcggAACTCATGTCAACGGCGCTGTCGAATTCGACTCGTGCTAATGCACTCGTTAAATTCATATCGCAGCGCCGTTGACATTCGTAACATcaccacaaaaataatcgGCGTAACATTGACTACTCGTCGTATTACTactgataatttaattcatgtataaaaaatcccataagcggcgatgcatttgtcactttgacatcggataaagttagccctaactttgcatctggataaaatgtgcttaaacttccatggcaaactttttcgaacctgattattgtttgttgttatgataacgaaccaataatcttaaacattgacgcagcttgtaataaattgaggtgcaaaatggccaattcaattttttataaatagctacctattattattcattaaattatctcatcgaattacgctcgaggttttttcgtccaggataaaatttcatttttaaaactctaatttggtttctttttggtaaattgactccacaaaccaccagattgtgtcgtcaatttaccaagcaaccaaattatcgtaaaaaaattcaattttatccggacaaaaaaagacctctcgtgtaattacagtcgataatttaattcatgtataaaaaatctcataaggcgctgtgattttgtcactttgacagcggataaaagtttgccctaacttttaTCCGGCAAAAACACTCAGGTAACTTATACCTTTAGTTGCTAGGCATCTAATAcctttaataccaaataaaaaaattaaatttgcattgttcattcattaaattgtctcgCCGAATTACACTCGAGATTTCATTTAgtcaggaaaaatatttatttgcaactCAAACTAATTGCTTGACAATTAGACTCGAAAAATTGGCACGATAAAATCAACTCCGGCCTACGGCCGTCGTGCTTTTATCGTACCAATTTTTCTCGTCTAATTGCTAAGCAATAcgttttcgttgcaaaaaatattttgccgactaaatgaaacctcttgtgtaattacagtcgattatttccttcatacaTATAAAAAGCCGTAGTGGCTATGGTTTTTCTGGCTTTTATATCGGTTAAAtttgaaacgtcaaaatttaatcggGTAAATATCTGTGACCGATAGGAGCGCTGGTGTTGGGAAGCGAGAACTTAGAAGCGAGTCGTAACGTAATGTacgtatttttattaaattttttatacttaATGGAAGCAATACAATATTCATTAATACCATGCATCACTTTACATAATATATTATCGGTGGTAACATAATTTTACGTAACCTTACACttgaacaacaacaacaagaaTCAAGTCTCTAAAGTATCTTATCGCAATATTAAGGTATTTATCCCTTATACGAAGCACataacaaatataatttcctTATTAGGCGGTTTATAGATAACAAAGGATCTACAGTAACGTGGCATCGTAAAATTACACGGAACAACCCACAAAATAACATACCTAAATAAATACGTAAACTAGAAGAAAGAGTTGATTAtgtataattataaataacaaaaataaaaatagggCGAGATTCGGAGATTCCTGGTGTGATACAAGTggctaaaaattttatattaagtaCATACAAGAGGTTTATATATAACAAAGACTCTACAGAAGTGTTGCATCGTAAAATTACACGAAAAAGCCACAAAATAACATAAATGGACACGTAATGTAGAAGAAAAAATCGATaatgtataataataaataacaaaaataccTAAAAATACGGACGAGATTCGGAGATTCCTGGTGCGATACAAGTggctaaaaattttatattatatgtATATAACAAAGACTCTACACTAACGTTGAATCCTAAAATTGCACGGAAAAACCCACAGAATAACATAAATAGATACGTAAactagaagaaaaaaatgattaTGTACAtatacttaataataaatgacaaaaataaaaatagcgaCGAGATTCGGAGATTCCTGGTGCGATACAAGCCGCTAAAAAGTTTATATTACAAGAGCTACCATTAAAGTTCTGGGAATCTCCAATAGGAATGTCGGTTCTGCTATTCTTTGCAGAGGTCCTCTAGTCAGGCAACAGCTTTAGCTTGTGGCAAGAAGACTTCCCAGTAGGTATTTCATGAGCTGAAACACCACTGTCATcctcgtgttttttttttttttactgaacGACAAACCTGCACTTGCTGGTTTAGATGATTCTCCAGATATTTGATAAACATCATCTTGAAGTAGTGAATGCGACACGTTTCGAATCACTCCACTTCCATCTTGataatttttgcgatttaGGCGAAATTTTCCTGGCCCGTTCGACTTTTGCTTCTGACTGTTGAAAATAATCGTTAATTACCGATTCGACAAGTTTGGTGGCTTTATTCGGTTGGCAGCACTGCTCACCTCAATCACCTCCGCGCTGATTTGGTCCTCCTTGTCGGATCTGTTGGTGAGCTCCATCTTGGCTTTAGCTTCGCACTTTTTGGCCAACATCTGCTGAGAATGTTGCCAATGTTGGAAAAGTGTGGTGCGTTCGTGGAAAGCGTCGCGCAGCGACCCTAAAAGTCCCAAATAGTTCTTCAGGAGCTTGCACAGGATGAAGAAATCGGTGTTGGCTTGTTCCAGGTGCAAAGCTTAGACGGTATCGGCGACGGGCGAAGTGTGACAGCGCCATGGACAATGAGTTGTGGCCCTCGCAGGCGCTCAACATGGCCGCCGAACGCGAGACCCCGTTGGTCAGGTGGCTCAATTCTTTTCTGCAATTTGATTGGTCGAGTGATCGGGAGAGGGGATCTGTGACGCACTTACCGGATCAGTTTCGTCCATTTTGTTGACGGTTACGCCTACTTTATTGAAAAGTCTTATGACTTCGCCGCTGCTGAGCTGAGGTGCTCGTTGCTTTCGGCAGCTCCACAAGATAACATAAATAGACACGTAAActagaagaaaaaattgattatgtataataataaatgacaaaaataaaaatagggACGAGATTCGGAGATTCCTGGTGCGATACATGCggctaaaaatttaatacttaTTACAAGAGGTACCATTAAAGTTCTGGGAATCTCCAATAGGAATGTCGGTTCTGCTAGCCAGGCTAGCTTGGGGCAAGAAGGGTTCACGAGCTGAAACACCACAGTTATCctcatgttttgttttttttattgaacgaCAAACCAGCGCTTGATGGTTTAGATGATTCTCCAGATATTTGATAAACATCATCTTGAAGTCGTGAATCCGACACTTTTCGAATCTCTCCACTGCACATCTTGAtcatttttgagattttggcGAAATTTTCTTGGCACCGTTCGACTTTTGCTTCCTACCGTTCAAAATAACCGTTAATTACAGACTCGACAAGTTTGGTGGCTTTATTCGGTTGGCAGCAGTGCTCACCTCGTCACCTCGATCACCTCCGCGCCGACTTGGTCCTCCTTGTTGGATCTGTTGGTCAGCTCCATCTTGGTTTTAGCTTCGGGCTTTTTTGTCAACATCTGCTGTGAATGTTGCCAATGTTGGAAAAGTTTGGTGCGTTCGTGGAAAGCGTCGCGCACCGACCCTAAAAGTCCCAAATAGTCCTTCAGGAGCTCGCACAGGCTGAAGAAATCGGTGTTGGCCTGTTCCAGGTGCAAAGCTTCGACTTTTCGGTATCCGAACATCAATCTCTCCTGGAACCACTGCAATTTGATTGGTCGAGTGATCGGGAGAGGGGATAACTGTGACGTGCTTACCGGACGAGATTAATGTTCGGGTGATTTCTGAGGCGACGAAGAAGCCTCGTCTCATGCAAAGTGTCGGATTCACGAGGCTGCTCGGTTGGATCTTCCCAACTGGTGACGAAAACATTAATCAAACGAGTTCTAGTAAATTTCACACGGTAGAAAGTTTGCGACCAATTTGGTCAAAGATTttgcatgagatgtagaaactcatgttttttcaaaaaattttatcttttccggccgaaaccgtgcCGTTCTAGAAAAATTACCTTGATTTACAGTATTGTTCCAACACTTCGtgttaaagaaaaattctttggaattaatgaaaatgaaatggtATGATATTTACAAGTTGAGATGCAGAATATTGATAAATCTGAAACTGAAGATTATGTGACATCTCGGAACTTAGAAAATGTTCTAAATAGTAATACTCAAATCActcaatcaattaaaattatcgactgtaattacacgagaggtctttttttgtccggataaaattgaatttttttacgataatttgg contains these protein-coding regions:
- the LOC138124637 gene encoding sorting nexin-1-like isoform X2, whose translation is MFGYRKVEALHLEQANTDFFSLCELLKDYLGLLGSVRDAFHERTKLFQHWQHSQQMLTKKPEAKTKMELTNRSNKEDQVGAEVIEVTRKQKSNGAKKISPKSQK